Below is a genomic region from Drosophila gunungcola strain Sukarami unplaced genomic scaffold, Dgunungcola_SK_2 000258F, whole genome shotgun sequence.
ccccacccttataaaaaatgcaaaaattggacaaaaaatttatttttcaaaaatcgatttttgaaaattgctctttgcatcaaaactaaatttatatttataaaccgattgtggatgggtagtataggttgccagctatacaaaaacagtaatttttttggctttacgtccagttttggccaagttacataaaaagaactttattggattttttggtttttacatatcttcaaggacccaaaaaaaccacccttaaaatcagtttttctatcaaaacgctgagaagtaatgctcaaagatggaatgtcatacatcgctgaattcgtcgttaaattgccaatcgaatggcattcacagatacagttttttttatattttcaaattttcgaaaaatgatgaccccccacccttataaaaatgcaaaaattggacaaaaaatgtatttttcaaagaatcgatttttgaaaatcgctctttgcatcaaaacaaaatttatatttataaaaagattgtggatgggtagtataggttgccagctatacaaaacagtaatttttttggctttacgtccagttttggccaagttacataaaaagaactttattggattttttggttttttacaaatcttcaaggacccaaaaaaaccaccccttaaaatcagtttttctatcaaaacgctgagaagtaatgctcaaaagatggaatgtcatacatcgctgaattcgtcgttaaattgccaatcgaatggcattcacagatacagttttttttatattttcaaattttcgaaaaaattatgacccccacccttataaaaaatgcaaaaattggacaaaaaatttatttttcaaaaaatcgatttttgaaaattgctctttgcatcaaaactaaatttatatttataaaccgattgtggatgggtagtataggttgccagctatacaaaacagtaatttttttggctttacgtccagttttggccaagttacataaaaagaactttattggatttttggttttttacatatcttcaaggacccaaaaaaaccacccttaaaatcagtttttctatcaaaacgctgagaagtaatgctcaaaagatggaatgtcatacatcgctgaattcgtcgttaaattgccaatcgaatggcattcacagatacagttttttttatattttcaaattttcgaaaaaatgatgacccccacccttataaaaaatgcaaaaattggacaaaaaatgtatttttcaaagaatcgatttttgaaaatcgctctttgcatcaaaacaaaatttatatttataaaaagattgtggatgggtagtataggttgccagctatacaaaacagtaattttttggctttacgtccagttttggccaagttacataaaaagaactttattggattttttggttttttacaaatcttcaaggacccaaaaaaaccacccttaaaatcagtttttctatcaaaacgctgagaagtaatgctcaaaagatggaatgtcatacatcgctgaattcgtcgttaaattgccaatcgaatggcattcacagatacagttttttttatattttcaaattttcgaaaaaattatgacccccacccttataaaaaatgcaaaaattggacaaaaaatttatttttcaaaaaatcgatttttgaaaattgctctttgcatcaaaactaaatttatatttataaaccgattgtggatgggtagtataggttgccagctatacaaaacagtaatttttttggctttacgtccagttttggccaagttacataaaaagaactttattggattttttggttttttacatatcttcaaggacccaaaaaaaccacccttaaaatcagtttttctatcaaaacgctgagaagtaatgctcaaaagatggaatgtcatacatcgctgaattcgtcgttaaattgccaatcgaatggcattcacagatacagttttttttatattttcaaattttcgaaaaaatgatgacccccacccttataaaaaatgcaaaaattggacaaaaaatgtatttttcaaagaatcgatttttgaaaatcgctctttgcatcaaaacaaaatttatatttataaaaagattgtggatgggtagtataggttgccagctatacaaaacagtaatttttttggctttacgtccagttttggccaagttacataaaaagaactttattggattttttggttttttacaaatcttcaaggacccaaaaaaaccacccttaaaatcagtttttctatcaaaacgctgagaagtaatgctcaaaagatggaatgtcatacatcgctgaattcgtcgttaaattgccaatcgaatggcattcacagatacagttttttttatattttcaaattttcgaaaaaattatgacccccacccttataaaaaatgcaaaaattggacaaaaaatttatttttcaaaaaatcgatttttgaaaattgctctttgcatcaaaactaaatttatatttataaaccgattgtggatgggtagtataggttgccagctatacaaaacagtaatttttttggctttacgtccagttttggccaagttacataaaaagaactttattggattttttggttttttacatatcttcaaggacccaaaaaaaccacccttaaaatcagtttttctatcaaaacgctgagaagtaatgctcaaaagatggaatgtcatacatcgctgaattcgtcgttaaattgccaatcgaatggcattcacagatacagttttttttatattttcaaattttcgaaaaaatgatgacccccacccttataaaaaatgcaaaaattggacaaaaaatgtatttttcaaagaatcgatttttgaaaatcgctctttgcatcaaaacaaaatttatattataaacagattgtggatgggtagtataggttgccagctatacaaaacagtaatttttgttggctttacgtccagttttggccaagttacataaaaagaactttattggattttttggttttttacaaatcttcaaggacccaaaaaaaccacccttaaaatcagtttttctatcaaaacgctgagaagtaatgctcaaaagatggaatgtcatacatcgctgaattcgtcgttaaattgccaatcgaatggcattcacagatacagttttttttatattttcaaattttcgaaaaaatgatgacccccacccttataaaaaatgcaaaaattggacaaaaaatgtatttttcaaagaatcgatttttgaaaatcgctctttgcatcaaaacaaaatttatatttataaacagatTATGGacgggtagtataggttgccagctatacaaaacagtaatttttttggctttacgtccagttttggccaagttacataaaaagaactttattggattttttggttttttacaaatcttcaaggacccaaaaaaaccacccttaaaatcagtttttctatcaaaacgctgagaagtaatgctcaaaagatggaatgtcatacatcgctgaattcgtcgttaaattgccaatcgaatggcattcacagatacagttttttttatattttcaaattttcgaaaaaatgatgacccccacccttataaaaaatgcaaaaattggacaaaaaatgtatttttcaaaaaattgatttttgaaaattgctctttgcatcaaaactaaatttatatttataaaccgattgtggatgggtagtataggttgccagctatacaaaacagtaattttttttggctttacgtccagttttggccaagttacataaaaagaactttattggattttttggttttttacaaatcttcaaggacccaaaaaaaccacccttaaaatcagtttttctatcaaaacgctgagaagtaatgctcaaaagatggaatgtcatacatcgctgaattcgtcgttaaattgccaatcgaatggcattcacagatacagttttttttatattttcaaattttcgaaaaaatgatgacctccacccttataaaaaatgcaaaaattggacaaaaaatgtatttttcaaaaaatcgatttttgaaaattgctctttgcatcaaaacaaaatttatatttataaaccgattgtggatgggtagtatagattgccagctatacaaaacagtaatttttttggctttacgtccagttttggccaagttacataaaaagaactttattggattttttggttttttacaaatcttcaaggacccaaaaaaaccacccttaaaatcagtttttctatcaaaacgctgagaagtaatgctcaaaagatggaatgtcatacatcgctgaattcgtcgttaaattgccaatcgaatggcattcacagatacagttttttttatattttcaaattttcgaaaaaatgatgacccccacccttataaaaaatgcaaaaattggacaaaaaatgtatttttcaaaaaatcgatttttgaaaattgctctttgcattaaaacaaaatttatatttataaaccgattgtggatgggtagtatagattgccagctatacaaaacagtaatttttttggctttacgtccagttttggccaagttacataaaaagaactttattggattttttggttttttacatatcttcaaggacccaaaaaaaccacccttaaaatcagtttttctatcaaaacgctgagaagtaatgctcaaaagatggaatgtcatacatcgctgaattcgtcgttaaattgccaatcgaatggcattcacagatacagttttttttatattttcaaattttcgaaaaaatgatgacccccacccttataaaaaatgcaaaaattggacaaaaaatgtatttttcaaaaaatcgatttttgaaaattgctctttgcattaaaacaaaatttatatttataaaccgattgtggatgggtagtatagattgccagctatacaaaacagtaatttttttggctttacgtccagttttggccaagttacataaaaagaactttattggattttttggttttttacaaatcttcaaggacccaaaaaaaccacccttaaaatcagtttttctatcaaaacgctgagaagtaatgctcaaaagatggaatgtcatacatcgctaaattggtcgttaaattgccaatcgaatggcattcacagatacagttttttttatattttcaaattttcgaaaaaatgatgacccccacccttataaaaaatgcaaaaattggacaaaaaatgtatttttcaaaaaattgatttttgaaaattgctctttgcatcaaaactaaatttatatttataaaccgattatGGACCTATACTacggttgccagctatacaaaacagtaatttttttggctttacgtccagttttggccaagttacataaaaagaactttattggattttttggttttttacaaatcttcaaggacccaaaaaaaccacccttaaaatcagtttttctatcaaaacgctgagaagtaatgctcaaaagatggaatgtcatacatcgctgaattcgtcgttaaattgccaatcgaatggcattcacagatacagttttttttatattttcaaattttcgaaaaaatgatgacccccacccttataaaaaatgcaaaaattggacaaaaaatgtatttttcaaaaaattgatttttgaaaattgctctttgcatcaaaactaaatttatatttataaaccgattgtggatgggtagtataggttgccagctatacaaaacagtaatttttttggctttacgtccagttttggccaagttacataaaaagaactttattggattttttggttttttacatatcttcaaggacccaaaaaaaccaacctgattatcagtttttctatcaaaacgctgagaagtaatgctcaaaagatggaatgtcatatatcgctgaattcgtcgttaaattgccaatcgaatggcattcacagatacagttttttttatattttcaaattttcgaattATGATGACctccacccttataaaaaatgcaaaaattggtcaaaaaatgtatttttcaaaaaatcgatttttgaaaattgctctttgcatcaaaactaaatttatatttataaaccgattgtggatgggtagtataggttgccagctatacaaaacagtaatttttttggctttacgtccagttttggccaagttatataaaaagaactttattggattttttggttttttacatatcttcaaggacccaaaaaaacctACCTGattatcagtttttctatGGAAGATggaagatggaatgtcatacatcgctgaattcgtcgttaaattgccaatcgaatggcattcacagatacagttttttttatattttcaaatttttgaaaaaatgatgacgtccacccttataaaaaatgcaaaaattggtcaaaattaaattttttcaaaaaattgatttttaaaaatcggtttttgcatcaaaccaaattttatttatctaaaccgaatgtggatgggtagtataggtcgccagctttacaaaacagtcactcttatggctttacgtctaatttcgggtaaattacaacaaaaggactctttaggattttgttttttttttgacaaatctccaaaaccccaaaaaaaaattttaaaatcagttttctatcaaaacgctgagaagtaatggccaaaagatggaatgtcatacctcggtgaattcgttattattaaattcccattattattaattcccattaaattgccaatcaaatggcattcaccattaaaaattgttgaatttatcaaattttcgaaaatcaTCCTTAAAATCCTTATCaacaacttaaattaattttacaattaactAAGGATGGATAGTTTAGGTTAAGATAGGTCATAAGCCTCATAAAGCCTCAGTCTTCTGTCTGTCTATAAACccataaataaacaagttttGAGATGTTAGTTATACCCACAATGAACTATTTTTTCAGTACTACTGTACTAGTATTAGGCACAGGACATGCAGATTTGCGTGTACaagttttgtatatttaaaggtTTTGGTCTGCCGCGTTTACATTTTGGTTAGTACAGAAACAtgtaaattgtatatatatatatatatataactagcGTATATATCTGTGTAATTTGCATTAAGTTAGCGTAGGAAGCCACAACAACGCGAAGGAGCAGAGTGCCCCTGAGCCTACGACTGCGGATCGTTGAGGGAGCAGGTCTGGTTCACCTTGAAGATGTTGGACAGCTCATCGAGCAGCGTCTCATAGCGATAGGCCACACGGATTTCGGGCACGTTGGTCCGGGTGATGTCGTTGCCCATGATGCCGTCCTCGTAATAAATGGGTCCCAGCCACTGCTGCTTGATCTGTGGGTGTTTAAAGTGAAATGAGGCTATCTAccacaattaaattattaaattacgGCATGGGGGAATCCACTCATCATAACACTGTTCCTGGCCAACTCGCACATGTCGCAGGAGCTGAGCTTCCACACCTGGGCCGCAATGCTGTACTCCTCCATAAGGGGTTCCTAAAAGTATGTAAATAGTATTTAGACCATCTTAAGaaaatatcacaaaaaaaaagatttgcaacaaagtttcaaaatttgagtttttattCGATACAATTATTAGGTCAACCCACCTTGGTGAAGTGAAATTGCAAGGGGTCGTCCGTGGAGAGGGAGATGATGAGGCCCCGGGCCAAATACTCAGGCAGCGGATTACGATGGTAGTTGAGGAACAGCGAGTTGTTTGACAGCGGCGACATGGCGATTCCGATTTGGGTCAGGTAATACAGATACTGCAGAACGGGCACCTTGCGGAGCAGGAGGCCGTGGGAGATGTTCTCGGCCATCAGGAAGCCGCACACTAGATGCTGCACGGGTCCAGCCTCGCCGCAATGGGGCCGCAGCACAAAGGTGTTCATGCCGCGGGACCTGGAGGAACAACGGTTAGGAGTATCATTAGATTTTGCATATATAACATAAAgcctcaatatatatgttttcctggaaaataaaaagctgAACAAACCAATATTAGAAATTTACCCATATTGAGACGCTTTAATTCCCAACTGGTTATAAAttcttctttaaaattattaatgttGTTTCTAAAGAGCTTTAAATTGTCATGTGATTTCTGACTGGTATTGTATTGATCTTTATTTGCTTAGAAACATTTACTCACTCTCTAAACTTGTTCAGCACCGTCATGTTGGCGTACATGTAGTAGATGTAATACGCATATGGCGGATTCTCCTCGTAGGTCCATTCTTCCGGCCGGGGCACATCGTTGTCGAAGAGCGGATTCTCCGGCTTGGACTCGTCGTCCACCGAATCGAACCCGATCACGTACTGCAGGAAGCGATGCAAGTCTGGATGCTGGCTGGGTCTGGCTGTCGCCTCGAAGAGCGGCAGGAATATGTTGTTCAGGATCTCCTGGAATGACTTCATCATCTTGTTCGACTTGAAGATGTCGAAAAGGCGCGGTATCTGGATCAGCCATCGAATATTCGAGCTGTACACATCATTGTCGATGGCCCATCTGGCCAGCTTGTTCCACTCATCAGGCGATTTTCCATAGATGGACAGACGTAGCTCGGCGTTCTGGTACTTGGACTCTTCCAGATCGAAGGCCACTTCCTGCGGATTCAATAAGAAAAACTCAGTTAGAAATTGGCATTAACTTATGCTTAAACAGTAGtttaaatgggtttaaaatcaaattttttctttaaaaatatacaattacctaaaaaacttaagtatactttcattaattaaatatatacataccaaaatattaaatggtAATTTTTTCTACTTATACTGCCATTAACTTATGCGCACAAAATGGTTTTAAGTGAaatttttgtcttaaaaaatataatgaatttTCCTAAAAGCTTAggaagttttttgtttttaaatatataaatacaaaatattattttagccATGAATATAGAGACTTTGAGCCACCCACCTTTATGATCTGCGCAAAGTATTTGCCATTCAAATAGTTGTCCGTCTTGAGGAACACCTCCCTGAGCCGCGACTCTCCGATGGGATTGTACTTGGAGTTGAACTTGTCGAAGCGGTGGAACGTGTTGCGATCGGCGTGCACGTCCAGCATGTCGACGGTCAGGTCGTAAGTGGTCAGGTTCATCGACTGGAACACCTGGGCCAGGGTCATCGCCTGTCCGTTGGTGTGGGTCACCACCTCGTTGGCATTGTTCTTCAGCGTCTTCTTGATGAAGCGGAGCAGGTGCTTCTGGTTCATGCAGGAGGCGGCATGGATATGGGTGTCCACCTTGCGGGTGTTGTAGAAATCGCGATGCGGCACAGCCTTCTGGGCGGCCAACTCCCGCAGTTCATTAAGCAGCACATGCATCTGGTACTTGGATGACAGATAGCACAGACGTCGATAGCAGAATGATTTCctattaaaaaacacaaacatatTGTTAATCGGTTTTCTGAGCAGGAGGAAATTAGGGAATTACTTACAGTGGCCCATCGGCGATCATATTGCACATGACCTGCATGTCGTTCACGAATTGACTCATATCCGGATATTCGAATTTGATCTCGCTGCTTTCGTCctggaaaataataaattatggaTAATGAGTAGGGTTTTGATCTTTAACAAATACCATTTTAAGTTGCTTGTCAACCAATTTTATCTTGGATTATTAGAGGGTGCTGTACTTACGTCGTTCTGGTAGATGTGAAACACTCCATTAAGAGGCTTGATACGGAAATCCTCATCTTTGGGAAACTCCACGTTCCAGGGATTCGTTATCTTTAACTGCGATGCCTTAGCATGGACGTCTGCAGGTCCTCAACAAGTTCGAAGTGATACAAAACGATTCGAGTCGagtgtgaaaatattttgaaaatataattctGTTTAGTTACAAAGGCGATCGACACAAATTGCGAATTGGTACAGTTAGTGGCAAAACTACACTCTACACTCAGGTGTTTGTGCGAGTGTTTTTTTCTGTAAATGTGAGTGTTCGTTAAGTGCTAAAGGGTGGATCTGTAAAATCAGTAAACTCATCTCTTGTTTTTAGGaaccatttcttttttaagtacattcatttttgttttataaatttaaaaattagttttgggtttgtcgaaaattaaattcaaagttttaagaagatatatttaagtattagATCTAAGAGATTCAGATTGTTATTCTAAATTTGTAATAGACCTGAATAGCACCCTAATGCGCTACTAAACTTTGTTGGTTTACTTGTTCTACGAGAGTTATCAAAGCTGTAGATTTTGTTCCTTTTGTACAAGGCTTTGCTTTGTGAAACAGACAGTGACATACGGCGATAGTTTAACTTCTAAGCAGCTACAACATGAGTTCAAAGCGtgttttttgtagtttttggtAAGCTAAAATATAGAACATACAAACAAGGTAACAAACTAAAAGCAAACAAGcataatacataaaaaaatataagcaacAAATGCAAAGCCCTTTGAAAATTCAAAAGGAGAGGGTCAAGAAAACTCCCATGCGAGTGGATGACAGAAAAGTCGATGCTGCAACGTGGCACTATGCCAAGCGACAGTTTAGTGTGGCCAACATTATGTTTTTCGTAGCGAGCGAAATAGCTGCAGTTTAGTGTGGCCAACATGGTGGttttaaatgatttgtttATGATATTGTTGTactattttttgattaaaagtatttcggttggttaaaataacttattcAGTAAAcatatttgctttttattcaCAAAAACAGTAAATAACATTAAGTTGGCAACACTGTCTGCGTTGAAAGCAGAGTTTGTGGTTATGAGTGTAGGGCAAACAATACGCAGAATAAGTAGTGCtcaacggaaacggaaatcaAATGTCAAGCAATACGGAAgcagaagttttttttgttgtactcGAAGGTTTTGGGAAAGTTGGATAGGAGGGAAGGGATAGGTATAGGTGGAAATCAGGTGCGCGCACGAATTACCTTGTATGTTCGTTACACTCATTTTGCGAATGATGTCTATaagaaataatgaaaaatacgagaagagaaataaatagtcgatacaaaattaaattgaaacatAAAAAGGGCTACAAAGGCTCAAACATACAGTATATAATAGAGAGGGAAatcttttatataaaacaGTAGCTCGTTAAAGGCTCTAAATGAAAACGGAGGACtggaataaaaagaaaacgagACACGAGCGAGGCGGCAGCTGCTAATGTGGAGGCGCGAAATAGACGGACACACGAGCTGAACTCTAGACTTTAAAACAGGATGGCAACGCTGTCGCGCGTACAGTTTACACAAAACATACGCTAATATCAACTTGTATTATACACAATTCACTTCGTTGTGAATCAATTGCAATAAATATATGATTTGGTGCATTACAACACTTAGACACATCTGCAATAAATTGTCCctttatacatatttacacATACACGGTGGACTGGGtcgactttttaaaatttaaaaattatttaaagaatttttagattaaagtaaaaatgtttaaatgtattcttattaaatacagataaacaaatttcagaaaattaacaaacaaatcgACCCACTCCAAAAGAGGAAATACAAGACAACGACATCACTGTAGAATCGGTTCATTTTCTCTGGGACTATAGTTTTGGACCCAGGGACTACAACTACTCACCAGAAACCTCCTTGACGGGCAGGTTGTTAATGCGGTCCTTGAGCTTTACCGTCTTGAGGAACCGCGCCGTGGTCGAGGGAAACGACTGATCCGACATGGCCATGTAGTGGCTGCGCATGCGCAGTGCTTCGATCAAGAGGGTCGAGGCCCGCTCCAAATCCTCCAGAGGAACACCGCTTGTGTCCTCCCCCGAAATGGAGACCCGCTGGAAATTGATGTCCGCATCGTTTCTGTCCATCTCGATGGTGTTTTCGCGATCCTCGTTGCTGCTGGATGATTCCCTGTGAGTTGCCAAAACGGCAGCTGCGACCACGGGCCTGGTTTGTCCAGTAGCTTGCCTGAAAAATCGagataataaataagaaatgtatatattttagtaCAAATAACTAACAAATTAGAAGTTGACAAAGGTTTGCACGAGAGGaattaaagttaatattaaaaagtagGGTTCTAGTATATAAAGCTCATTTCAATTCTTtgaattaaagttaaataataactGTTAGGcaataatattttaccattataTCATTTGATATTATGATTTTATGCTTATCATGTTTTATCTAATGATCTTTTTACtaataataacttaatttattttaattccacTTGTAATTTGAGATCGTCTCTTGGCTGACTAACCACTTGGAATCGTCGGGCTGATATTCGTAGCAGCGCCCAAAACTATAGCTGTCATCCGCGAAGGACATCCTGTTTTGACCAGTGACCACCGACAAATGGACTACTTCGCTCCGAAATTTGTCTTTTGGGCACCCAAATGGTAATGATCGATTGACCAGTTGATTTATGGCAATGCAAAGCACCTTATTGCCACTAATTTGCAGACCGGCACGCTAACAGAATACCTCTGTCAACCCCAAACCCTTAAATTTGGATAAAAAACAGTAGCTGCGACCAATTGCGTGTCTTGGAGAACTCTCTAAACTATTGTTCTTtcgtttacaaaaataatttcaacaATGGGAAATgctatttttgtattaatagtTCCTTAATGACCCGTCTCAAGATAATATTGCTATATCTTTCAACAATGGGAAATgctatttttgtattaatagtTCCTTAATGACCCGTCTCAAGATAATATTGCtatatcaaattaattaaaagtcacCTTAAGAAACACGCTCTGCTTCTTCATTCAAAcataatgtatttttataagattttCCTGCAAAAGTTTGTcttcaattttttgaattttttaaatctgagcccttttttcaataaattatttctttatctTTTGATTTAAGTAAATCTTGTGGTACCTATTTCTAACTTAATaacaaaacatcaaaaaaaaattgatttctggatctggttaaaaaaaaacaaatgtgggagaaatatttttcctatagaaacttttcttcaaaaaatgtaaatttaagtttaa
It encodes:
- the LOC128266060 gene encoding AMP deaminase 2 isoform X6 codes for the protein MTSYADALSAKGYRSFGFDTDMEMDMDMGCTMRRIEKRKGGDLTDSPVDEKAEADVEVTNEISAPYEVPQFPIEQIEKKLQIQRHLNEKQATGQTRPVVAAAVLATHRESSSSNEDRENTIEMDRNDADINFQRVSISGEDTSGVPLEDLERASTLLIEALRMRSHYMAMSDQSFPSTTARFLKTVKLKDRINNLPVKEVSDVHAKASQLKITNPWNVEFPKDEDFRIKPLNGVFHIYQNDDESSEIKFEYPDMSQFVNDMQVMCNMIADGPLKSFCYRRLCYLSSKYQMHVLLNELRELAAQKAVPHRDFYNTRKVDTHIHAASCMNQKHLLRFIKKTLKNNANEVVTHTNGQAMTLAQVFQSMNLTTYDLTVDMLDVHADRNTFHRFDKFNSKYNPIGESRLREVFLKTDNYLNGKYFAQIIKEVAFDLEESKYQNAELRLSIYGKSPDEWNKLARWAIDNDVYSSNIRWLIQIPRLFDIFKSNKMMKSFQEILNNIFLPLFEATARPSQHPDLHRFLQYVIGFDSVDDESKPENPLFDNDVPRPEEWTYEENPPYAYYIYYMYANMTVLNKFRESRGMNTFVLRPHCGEAGPVQHLVCGFLMAENISHGLLLRKVPVLQYLYYLTQIGIAMSPLSNNSLFLNYHRNPLPEYLARGLIISLSTDDPLQFHFTKEPLMEEYSIAAQVWKLSSCDMCELARNSVMMSGFPHAIKQQWLGPIYYEDGIMGNDITRTNVPEIRVAYRYETLLDELSNIFKVNQTCSLNDPQS
- the LOC128266060 gene encoding AMP deaminase 2 isoform X2 produces the protein MSYRGMLSTSDESSAELRVQDSDSFDGAMMSHPSNNAAVQQLGKKASGKSLHPATSVTVPPKKSPVLQRATPNRCICDLTDSPVDEKAEADVEVTNEISAPYEVPQFPIEQIEKKLQIQRHLNEKQATGQTRPVVAAAVLATHRESSSSNEDRENTIEMDRNDADINFQRVSISGEDTSGVPLEDLERASTLLIEALRMRSHYMAMSDQSFPSTTARFLKTVKLKDRINNLPVKEVSDIIRKMSVTNIQDVHAKASQLKITNPWNVEFPKDEDFRIKPLNGVFHIYQNDDESSEIKFEYPDMSQFVNDMQVMCNMIADGPLKSFCYRRLCYLSSKYQMHVLLNELRELAAQKAVPHRDFYNTRKVDTHIHAASCMNQKHLLRFIKKTLKNNANEVVTHTNGQAMTLAQVFQSMNLTTYDLTVDMLDVHADRNTFHRFDKFNSKYNPIGESRLREVFLKTDNYLNGKYFAQIIKEVAFDLEESKYQNAELRLSIYGKSPDEWNKLARWAIDNDVYSSNIRWLIQIPRLFDIFKSNKMMKSFQEILNNIFLPLFEATARPSQHPDLHRFLQYVIGFDSVDDESKPENPLFDNDVPRPEEWTYEENPPYAYYIYYMYANMTVLNKFRESRGMNTFVLRPHCGEAGPVQHLVCGFLMAENISHGLLLRKVPVLQYLYYLTQIGIAMSPLSNNSLFLNYHRNPLPEYLARGLIISLSTDDPLQFHFTKEPLMEEYSIAAQVWKLSSCDMCELARNSVMMSGFPHAIKQQWLGPIYYEDGIMGNDITRTNVPEIRVAYRYETLLDELSNIFKVNQTCSLNDPQS
- the LOC128266060 gene encoding AMP deaminase 2 isoform X3 — translated: MNFNRMDTAHRLRVDVRLFGGPMGNQLNDTGPATATPTISSEDLSDLTDSPVDEKAEADVEVTNEISAPYEVPQFPIEQIEKKLQIQRHLNEKQATGQTRPVVAAAVLATHRESSSSNEDRENTIEMDRNDADINFQRVSISGEDTSGVPLEDLERASTLLIEALRMRSHYMAMSDQSFPSTTARFLKTVKLKDRINNLPVKEVSDVHAKASQLKITNPWNVEFPKDEDFRIKPLNGVFHIYQNDDESSEIKFEYPDMSQFVNDMQVMCNMIADGPLKSFCYRRLCYLSSKYQMHVLLNELRELAAQKAVPHRDFYNTRKVDTHIHAASCMNQKHLLRFIKKTLKNNANEVVTHTNGQAMTLAQVFQSMNLTTYDLTVDMLDVHADRNTFHRFDKFNSKYNPIGESRLREVFLKTDNYLNGKYFAQIIKEVAFDLEESKYQNAELRLSIYGKSPDEWNKLARWAIDNDVYSSNIRWLIQIPRLFDIFKSNKMMKSFQEILNNIFLPLFEATARPSQHPDLHRFLQYVIGFDSVDDESKPENPLFDNDVPRPEEWTYEENPPYAYYIYYMYANMTVLNKFRESRGMNTFVLRPHCGEAGPVQHLVCGFLMAENISHGLLLRKVPVLQYLYYLTQIGIAMSPLSNNSLFLNYHRNPLPEYLARGLIISLSTDDPLQFHFTKEPLMEEYSIAAQVWKLSSCDMCELARNSVMMSGFPHAIKQQWLGPIYYEDGIMGNDITRTNVPEIRVAYRYETLLDELSNIFKVNQTCSLNDPQS